In Neoarius graeffei isolate fNeoGra1 chromosome 9, fNeoGra1.pri, whole genome shotgun sequence, one genomic interval encodes:
- the LOC132891346 gene encoding mitochondrial chaperone BCS1, whose translation MTFSDFLGALKDNPYFGAGFGLVGVGTALAVARKGAQIGMVFFRRHYMITLEVPSRDKSYHWLLSWITKHAKHTQHLSVETSYMQHESGRVHTQFDFHPSPGNHIIWYGRKWIRVERTREKQMVDLHTGTPWESVTFTAFGRNRQIFFNILQEARELALKQEEGRTVMYTAMGAEWRPFGFPRRRRPLSSVVLENGVAERIVDDVKEFISNPKWYTDRGIPYRRGYLLYGPPGCGKSSFITALAGELGYSICLMSLSDRSLSDDRLNHLLSVAPQQSIILLEDVDAAFVSRELLPTENPVAYQGMGRLTFSGLLNALDGVASSEARIVFMTTNFIDRLDPALIRPGRVDLKQYVGHCTHYQLTQMFQRFYPLESAAEGERFATCALQAHTDLSAAQVQGHFMLHKMDPAGAIGNVANI comes from the exons ATGACCTTTTCAGATTTTCTGGGAGCTTTGAAGGACAACCCCTACTTTGGGGCTGGTTTTGGACTAGTTGGTGTGGGCACAGCACTTGCAGTTGCAAGAAAGGGGGCACAGATTGGCATGGTCTTTTTCAGGCGGCATTATATGATCACCCTTGAGGTTCCTAGCAGAGATAAGAGTTACCACTGGTTGTTGAGCTGGATTACCAAACATGCCAAGCATACACAGCACCTCAGTGTGGAGACCTCATACATGCAGCATGAGAGTGGACGGGTCCACACACAGTTTGATTTCCACCCAAGTCCTGGAAACCACATTATTTG GTATGGCAGAAAATGGATAAGAGTGGAGAGGACCAGAGAGAAGCAGATGGTGGATCTGCACACAGGAACACCGTGGGAGTCTGTCACCTTTACAGCCTTTGGCAGGAACCGACAAATCTTCTTCAACATACTGCAGGAAG CACGAGAGCTTGCTCTGAAGCAGGAAGAAGGACGCACTGTAATGTACACTGCTATGGGTGCGGAGTGGAGGCCTTTTGGCTTCCCCCGTCGTCGGCGCCCTTTGTCCTCTGTCGTCCTGGAGAACGGAGTAGCTGAGAGGATTGTGGATGATGTGAAGGAATTTATTAGTAATCCAAAGTGGTATACTGACAGAG ggATTCCATACAGAAGAGGATATTTATTGTATGGACCTCCAGGCTGTGGAAAGAGCAGCTTCAT CACAGCTCTCGCTGGTGAGTTGGGTTACAGCATCTGTTTGATGAGTCTGAGTGACCGCAGTCTTTCTGATGATCGGCTAAATCACCTACTGAGTGTGGCTCCACAGCAGAGCATTATTCTGCTGGAGGATGTAGATGCTGCCTTTGTCAGCCGAGAACTCCTGCCAACTGAGA ATCCAGTGGCCTACCAGGGCATGGGGAGGCTCACATTTAGTGGACTTCTGAATGCACTAGATGGCGTTGCTTCTTCAGAAGCTAGAATTGTCTTCATGACGACAAATTTTATTGACAG ACTTGATCCAGCTCTAATAAGACCTGGCCGTGTGGATCTAAAGCAGTATGTTGGACATTGTACACATTATCAGCTCACTCAGATGTTCCAAAGGTTCTACCCACTGGAGTCTGCAGCTGAGGGGGAGAGATTCGCAACATGTGCACTGCAAGCACATACAGACCTCAGCGCAGCTCAAGTGCAAGGACATTTCATGCTTCATAAAATGGACCCTGCTGGCGCTATAGGCAATGTTGC